Within Sorghum bicolor cultivar BTx623 chromosome 2, Sorghum_bicolor_NCBIv3, whole genome shotgun sequence, the genomic segment GCTCGCGGGTTCGCGCCCGGAGGCATCGAGATATGCCCCAACCTCTTCTGGCTTAGGGGAAGCAACCGCTTCACCCTCCACGGTGTGTTTTCTGGCTAGTCTGCTGCTAATTGATTTCTTTGAGGCCAAAAAATTTGCTACCGgctagaattttttttttgtcatagAGCACTGTGGAGTTAATCGAGTGTTGCACTATATCACACTCGCAGGAGTCGCCTCTCGTGGTTCAAAATACTAAAACCTTACTTGTACATACATCCTTAAGAGTGATATGGAACTTCATTGAACAATGTGTAGTGATGCCTGAAAGGCTGAATGCGAACTGATTTAGTCTCACCTTTCCTCACATCCATACATAATGTTTTCTGTTTGTAGGTTTGTCGGTGGTTTATTTGTCAGGGAGAAAGGGACTAGGAGGGCCTGGCTGCTACAGCCAGGATGACGTGGATGCCCTGCGGGCTCTTGCAGAAGAGCCAGGGATCGTCGATCTGTTCTTGACATATCCTTTTTTTTTCATTACTGTTACTTCCACTGCCTGCTAGTGCTAGTATTAATATTGAGTTGCTTTGTGTTAGCATCTATTCTGGATGCATCAAACTTGGGGTTCCCTTGACAGTAATGAGATTGCACTAACGAATGGCCAACTGGAGtggtcagtggggctgacactTCCAATGTGCCTAACCAGGTTTTGGATCCTATTGGGTATGATCCTATTGTTGCTGAATTGGTTGCTGAGATTAAGCCAAGGTTTGGTTCTGACTTCATAGTTCATACACAAAAAGGAAATAGTTACTGAGAAAGTCAACTTAAAGCATTAACATTCTGTTTCTGTAATGCTGATATTGTACAATGATATTATTATAATATATACTAAGTTGCTGACTACTAACTTAACCAGATAAGTGTTTTGTGCATTATGTAGCAGaagacagaatgtatgttgaTCCAGATTTGTGACATCGTTTGGTTCATGCAGATATCACATTGCTGGTACTAAAGGTGTCTTTTATTCAAGGGAACCATATGTCAATGATTCTGCTGCGCATGTTACCCGCTTTATTGGACTTGCTAATGTTGGAAACAAAGAGAAGCAGGTATTTATATACAGACCAAACCAacttcttattcaaaaaataaagaaaaacatGTTCGTTCATGTTTATACTACCTTTTTATGCTCTATCATAATTTGTACACTACTCTATCCAGTCACACTCACAAGTGATTTGGACATGGGCATGGTCTTCAGAATGCAATTTTGACTACTATTTTTTTGTTGTAATGTATTTATAAAGCACAGCAGAAGTATCTGTTTTGAAACTACTTTTGAAGACAGACCTGCTCATATCATTTTCAAATATATCCAAATTCAACACATAAAAGGGTAAATTTGAATCAATTTTTGAAATAGTAGACTGCACACAACCCAAAACATCACTTATTTATGACTGGAGGGGTATGTTTCAAGACTTTCCTTGTTCCTTCCATGCTATAAATATCATTCAGGCATTCTTATTATCAGTAATTCAGTACATGTGTCAAAGCACTAATTGCTTTCCAGTTATATGTTACCTACTAGCCAAAAAATTCTACTTCAAATGTGTTGCTTCAGTGATACATTGTAATTACCTAGCAATTTAAGTCATTAATTGTGTACTCCTTATTgcatatacttttcagaaatttATTCATGCGATTTCTCCTACTCCAGCATCTGTCATGTCCAGTGCTGATATCCATGCCAAGCCTCCAAATGCTACTTTGTCACCATATGTTGGTCCATCAAAATCAGTTCCTATTGAAGAAGCTCCAAAACGTCCAGCTGAGAACATTGATTCGCAATATTGGCGTTATGATGTCAAGCGGCAAAGGCATGGTGAAGCTGATGGAGGTGGGTTGTGTTTCAAATTTACATCCTCAGGATCCTGTCAACGAGGGAGTAAATGCAATTATAGGCATGATGAGGAGGCACTGGAGCATTATCAGAGAAATGTCTGTTTTGATTTTCTAAACAAAGGGAAATGTGAGAGGGGTCCAGAGTGCAAGTTTGTTCACAGCCTTTCAGGGGAGACTGCCCTAAGAGATGCAAGACCTCGTAGGTGAGAAAAGCAGTACACAATCTCTCTCTTTCTGTCAGTCTGACTCTGTAGGCAACTAGGCATGCTTTTTGTTCTGGTACCTCATCTATAATTTTCAAACTCCAGTGAAAGAAGACGTGTGGAGAGCAGTTGCTGGTTCTGCTTATCGAGTCCAGATGTTGAGTCACATCTTGTCATTAGCATTGGAGAAGGTTACTACTGCACACTTGCAAAGGGGCCGCTTGTTCCAAATCACGTTCTAATGATTCCCGTCGAACACTGCCCCAATACATTGATGATGCCTCCAGAAGCAGAGGCAGAACTTGGGAGATATAAAATTGCTCTGGGTAAGTACTTTGAGAAGCAAGGAAAGACTGCAGTCTACTTTGAGTGGGTTTCACCGCGCTCCCACCATGCAAACCTGCAGGTATTGATGATTCTCACCTGATATGGAACTTATATCTGTGCAGAACCTTTGCCATGATTATGCTACATGGTAATCCTTCCAATTTCTTGCATAGGTTGTTCCTGTACCATTGCCTAAAGCAGACGCTGTTAATAAGATATTTCATCTAGCAGCAAAAAAACTGGGATTTGAATTCTCTATGGTGAATCCAGGTGACTCTTTATGCATTTTTTTGGTTCCGCCTTTTGGTTGTTTGATTAAACAAAAGAAAATACATGACCACATGCAATAGGGAAGAACTATGCTCTTCATTACATAGTAgtcaaaatttgcaattttctgAAACATAACACATTGCTTGTCACACATGGTTGATAATTTAATCTTATACTCGTTCAACATTATTTAGTATGTCATGCTGATATATTACTGTAATACATTATGTCAAGAGTTAAGATAGCCTTCATTGTCGATGCTCACAGGAGTAAAGGTTCAAACTGTTATATTCTTTGTTGGGCTATGAAGTACGATGACCAGTTGCTTCGACATTCTCTGTTGGTGGTTTAATTAGCAATGGCAAGAACTAGCTTTGGAATGtgttagctcgttctttttttctttgtgtGTATCTGTGTGGGGGTGGGGGTGCCGGCTATGTGTCCATGAAGTTATATCGATTCAATTTCATTACTTATGATTATGATGCTTTCTTGCTTTGGCCCTCAGTAAATGATGGACGCATTCCATTTCTGTTACCATTAAATTAATGTCTGGTTTGTTTTTACAGATGGTGCAAAAACAGCTAGAGAATCATTGATGTCTCAGTGCGAAAGCAAATCAGGCATGTTTTATGTTGAGCTCCCGGAAGGTAGAATTCTCCTGCACATGATCGACAGTAATGAGAAGTTCCCTGTGCAGTTTGGACGCGAGGTATGACATGACCGTCGTTGACCCATTTTTAGCTTGAAACGACAGACTAGTCGAAATCGGGGTGGAAGTAATGAAACTGCAGTAAACTAAGCAGCTGGCTGTCTTTCCTTTTCATGGCCACAGGTGTTAGCAGGACTGCTAAGCATGGCGGATTGCGCAGATTGGAGGAACTGCAAGATTTCAAAGGAAGAAGAGATTAAAATGGTGGATGATTTCAAACAAGGTTTCCACGAATTTGATCCCGCAGAGTGAAAACCATGCTgtgtgtcttttttttttctttttctttttccttcgaGTGTTCCTTACTGAGAGGTCACATTTGTATGCCTGAGAGATGGACATTATATGAAGCACTTGTAACATTTTCCAATGCGGCAATTTCTGTTTTATATAAACGCATGTGCGAGCAAGATATTGTCTGTTATTAAGCGCCCCGGATGAATGCACTTTGTTCAGCTAGATGATTTAGGGTAAGACATGCTTCAGCCTGTTGGACACCACCATGGATGCTATCTTGCACTCTcttcgttctaaattataagtcgctttgaTTTTTTGATATATCTATTTTGTTAGATATAAATATATAGCAAAATCAATGTAAAAAAAAGTTAaattgacttataatttggaacgaatTGAGTATACTGTGCACAAGCACAAGCTAATCGGTCGTAAGTACATCCTCTCCGGTTGTGGTACTTTTGGGATAAACACCACAACCATTTCATTGCACCCGTCAGGCATTTCCCCTCGCAAGAAATCACGCACCTTCCATAGTTCCATGTGACATCCTCACCAGCCACCCCCCAATACTGACATACAGAACAGAGAGGGCATGCCATCCACCTTGGAGATCACCGCTATCATCCAAAGCCCTTTTAATTTCATCATCAGTTTAGTTAAGGATGGGAATGACCCTCCAAATTCTTTTCTAGTGTaatttaatgaactaaataggcaATTCTTTTCCTTATTTTTTTCAGTTCATTTAGTTACACTAGAGACGCGGATACCTGTTTGGAGCACCGTCCCCATCCTTGTTTAGTCCCCTTGCACTAGCGGTATATGATTCATCTTAGGGGTTACACTTGGTTGGAATGTTGGAGTATTTCATTGTACCTGGTTCCTGCATGGGATTGGAACAAACGTTTGCAGTAGTTAGAAATCAACTCCAGTACTTCTCTATTATTCTCCGTCACCACACCCTATCCTCCTCCACCAATTCTACTCCTCTCTGACGCTTGTTCATGCAAAAACTTTGTATTTCTGTCACCCCCTTTCAACCAATGAGCATGTGCGCGTTGGCGCCAATAGATATGCTTGTTCTCTTCAAGCTTCTCTAGTTTTTACTTCAAATATTTGCTCCTTTGCTACATTTTCATCATTTAGGTTCCCCTGTTGGCACGCCTCCAActccttttttttaattatCTTCTCCAAATCCCCTAGAATATTATACTCCAGTCCCATAAATCCCTTGCCATCTCCGCTACTGCCTCCTTGACAGTGCCATCCCTTCCATTAACACAGAGCTTCCAAGCATAAGGGCACACTGGTCCTCCTTCACCATTCTTCGAAACAGAAGGTTAGCTTTGCAATCGGCCGCACCAAAACTTCCTCTTCCTCTGTTGTTAGCATCTCCAGCAGACTATCTAAATCCACTACCTATCCTATATTTGAGTAGTGGAGAGCAAAAAAACACACTCCAGCAGGCTACCTATCTGACTACCTGTTATGAACGACGTATGGAGTATGAAATCAATCAACGCAGAGACACACGATTTACGTGGAAAACCCCTCCAATGCGAAGGGGAAAAACCACGGGCACCAGCCAGCAATGATCTCACTATCTCAAGAGTTTTGGGTTACACGCCTGCGGCGGCTTACAAGAAATCAAGTCTCCACGAAACCCTAGCAAGGGTATATACCGTACCGCCCAAGCCTCCGGCGACGGGCCTCCGCTTCGCTCCGTCAGAAGCCCGGCCATTATCCTGAAGTGAATTTGGAACAACTCCAACAAACTCCACCTTGAGACAAATTTTTCTTGTATCATAAATGAACCTATCATCCTGAACAACAAAGATAGAAAACCAGTGGTGCCAACAATAGTCTCTTGGACTATTCAATCAAACCTACTAAGCTTGAGCATAACTCAAACTTAGCAACAGGAATAGGCTTTGTCATCATATCAGCAGGATTATCATGAGTACTAATCTTGCATACCTTCAGCTTACCTTCCTCAATCACATCACGCACAAAATGATACTTGATATCTATGTGCTTAGTTCTCTCATGGAACATCTGATCTTTAGTGAGGTAAATTGCACTTTGACTATCACAATGCAAACTTATGCAAGATTCAACTCCACTGAGCTCAGCGTACAAACCTTTTAACCAAATCAACTCTTTGCACGCTTCACAAATAGCCATATATTCTGCCTCAGTAGTAGACAAAGCAACAACATACTGTAAAGTAGCCCTCCAACTCACAGCACAACTGCCAACAGTAAACACATAACCAGTAAGTGATCTTCGCCTGTCCAAATCAGCAGCATAATCAGAATCCACATATCCAATAAGTCCCATATATGTTCTTCCAAACTTCAAACATGAATATGTTGTGCCTTTGAGGTACCTAAAAATCCACTGAACTGCCCTCCAATGTTCTTTGCCAGGATTAGACATATATCTACTAACAAGACTCATAGCATATGACAAATCTGGACGAGAGCAAACCATGGCATACATCAAAGACCCAACAGCACTAGAATAAGGAACCTTTGACATGTACTCAATCTCTGCATCTGAACTAGGACACTGAGCAGCTGACAACTTAAAGTGAGGTGCAATAGGGGTACTAACAGCCTTAGCATTTTGCATGTTGAAACGCTGAAGAACTTTCTTGATATAATTATGTTGACTCAGAAATAGCAAATCAGATTTTCTGTCTCTACTAATTTTCATACCAAGAATTTTCTTAGCACTACCAAGATCTTTCATATCAAACTCACTACTCAACATCTTCTTTAACTTAGTGATTTCAATCTTACTCTTGGCAGCAATCagcatatcatcaacatatagcaGCAGATATATAGGTGATCCATTAACATGCTTGATATAAACACAACTATCATATTTAGATCTTTTGAAACCATGTGACAGCATAAATGAATCAAACCTCTTGTTCCACTGACGAGGGGActgtttcaaaccatacaagGAGCGCTTCAACTTGCACACATATTTTTCCTTGCCAGGCACTATGAACCCTTCCGGTTGGTCCATGTAAATGTCCTCCTCAAGCTCTCCATACAAAAACGCAGTCTTCACATCTAACTGCTCAATCTCAAGATCATGTGAAGCAAAGTACGAATTGAAAACACTACCTACTTTTGTTGACCCAACAAATTCCTCCTCCCACTACCTAGATCGGTTGAGCCAACAAACATGCCTACTACTTCTCTCTCCCACGCTCCTCTCTCCCCGCACTCGTACGCACACAACCCAACTGTACTACTCGACGACGGCGTTCTAGCCCTCCCCTGCTCGCCGGCCCTCTGCACCCCGGCGGGCGGCGGCACTCCTCCAGCGCGCGGCGCCGACTCCCTCCTCTGTCCTCTCCCTCCCCAGCCGCACCGCGCACGCGCACGCCATGGACGCCGCGCGAGCTCGGGCTCCTCTTCCCGTGTCGCTGGCGTGGCTCGCCGTGCTACTGCTCCTCGTCCTGGCAGGGTCAGCGCGGCATCCGCGAGCGAGGCAGTCGTGGGGTGCGACTGCGGCGGCGCAGCGGAGGACGCGCGCGGTGCGCTGCGGCTGAAGCTCAAGGAAGAAGATGACAAGTGGGTTCCGTATGTCATAGACTTCTAAAATAAATTTAGGAACCATGTTTTAGGTTGTACTGTTGGAGTTGAAGGTAAAATATAGGTAGTACAAAAATAGGTGGCTACCTAAATAAACATTTAGGTAGCCTGTGTTTTAGGTAGCAatgctggagatgctcttacaatCACGAGCCTATGGAAGGATGGTCAGGAGGTGCCCCTTTCTTTTTACGGTGACAAAGtagggcctcgtttagttttcaaaaaattttacaaattttttcagattccccgtcacatcgaatcttattgcacatgcataaaacattaaatatagataaaaaaataactaattgtatttgagagacgaatcttttgagcctagttagtctataattggacaatatttgtcaaatacaaacgaaaatgctacaatatccattttgtattttttttaaactaaacaaggtctaggtaaaaataataaaaataatgaatCCCCAGGCTAAACAGCCCGTCCTAGATGGAGACTCATTAGTGATGGGTTTCTGTAACGCCATATATATGATGATGTACACTACTAGTCATGGGTTTCCAATATCCATCTTTTTTAATCAAACAACAGTGACGCatgtaaggccctgtttggtttacTATTTGGTTTGTCCTGTAAAAATTTACCGTCCGCCATATTAAATATTTGGATacatgtatgaagtactaaatatagactatttatgaaactaaaaacacagctagagagtaatttaagagacaaatcttttaaatctaattagtgcatgattggataataattatcaaataagacAAAACTGCTACAGTACCTATTAAACTTTTAACATCCAAACCAAACACCTCCTTAATAACGAGTTTCTAACATCGGTCCCTTTTAGTCCAACAACAGTGTCTGCTTTTAAATCATCAATCCTGTTTCTCTAATCCCGTCTATGATTGTAGAAATATTAGAGATGACTTTTTTTTCATGAAGTTCAGAACTAAATCATTAGTGTGTTTTTTAATTACCTACTACTAATATTAGTAACGTGTTAGCATAGAATCGTCACTATTATGTGGTAGTGCATGGCATAGGGTTGGAGGAATCTGAGTGAGGGGAGCGTATGGGGGGAAGAGGAGGCGGCCAATTAGGACAGAAAAAAAGGGAAAATAGACACAAGTGTGGTGGCGTGAATGATGGAATGAAGATGTTGGACCGTATTGATTTTTAGCGTGATATTAGTAACCCtgcactaaaaataaaaaacaccaTGCCAGGCTACTGACATCAGCAACTCCcgacactaaggccttgtttagttcagccAACTCCACGGCGCGTGTGCGGCCAGCCCCTGAGCGCACGCAGCTCCGCCGGCACGAGCTTGGTGGCCCTCGGCTCAAGGCGGCCTCCGTGCTTGTACTGCGGCTGTGATGAAGATGTGGTTAGCTTACTTTTGAAGCCTTTTTACTGAGATTAATAGTCTATAGATTTCAGCTAGAAAATATCAAGATCTTTAGGCTGCTATTTCTGTTAATGCCTTCAATCCTTGCGTAGGCAAGCGTCATCTGATTGTTAGAAAAAAATCCGCCTTTCTAAGTTCTATATGACCTTCCCTAATGACAAATTTGAAGTTTTTATCTTGTAATTAACTCTTTTCCTCCTTAcaggatatatatataccaaTCAACGGTCCTGTGATATCGAGCTTCAGTTGATGCAGAGGTGGTGAAAACATCTTGTCTTCTTCAAAGAGGTTGCAAGTTGCAAAAGTTTGTCTTGCCCTTGCTGTGTTGTTGCTTCCTTCTCTGGTGGAGTACACAAGAGAAGTTTGCAGATATAGGCAGCTCCTTTCAGCTCTTCTATGTCCAGGGATTTGGACTTCCTTCAGAACACTTCAAATTACCTAATCTTTCTCCAATAATTGCTTCCAGTTTATGCATTTCCAGTTATGCCTCTTGGTAATGAATTCTGTGAAGTAGTAGTTAATGTTGTGATAAAAAGGGATGCTTTGCTGCCTTGGACTTACGGCGATATGCTGACTATGGCTAGTGCTGACGGCATGAACATTGCATGGCCATTCAATAAAGTAATGTACTAGATTTGACATAATTTTCATTTCCTCTTGACCTGTGATGCATGACCAATGTTCCTAATTAATCCTATCTGTGATAGATAAAGGAATGCAAGAAGAGGGAAGACAAGAATGCATCTAGCACACCTCTCAAGGGCACTACATGTATGTCTCTTGACCACCTGTAAAACCTACTGACTAAATTCAGCACCTAGTGACCATCCTCAAGTAATCATTTAACTTACTGCTGTACTACTATAAAAAAAGTGTGAAGGTTTTGACCCTCGAAGGAAGTTTCTAGTTAGATATTTAGTATGTAGCAATAGCCTATTTTTTCTAGGCCTTAGTCATCTTGTTTGTCACATGACAGTGCTATTCATAAAAAACATGACATTGCTGCTAGGTAGAGGCCTTTGCACTCGACTGATCTGCTAGCAAGCAGATTTCAGCTAGCAAGTAGAAGAGATATTCTTTTGAACAGATGATCGTACTCACACACTAGTAGTACACTACTATTGTACAACAACTTTACATTATTGTCTCTACTTGTCTAATTACATATTATATTTTTTAGGAAGTGTGGGGCACAAGTGTTTGGCTTAAGTTCATGGAAAATGGTTCTCCACAACCTGGTGGATGTGCTTTTGGGTTTTTATTTCCTATTGTATGCACCAACCTTAGTATTATATATCAAACACAAACTACTATATATTGCTTGCTGGTGTGCATTCATGTAAGCTTTTGTTGGATAATGTAGTATGCAAGACAAGATTGTATGCTTGACTTTATTGGTTATGTAGTGTGATGTAATGTGCAAGATAAGATTGTATGGTACAATATATATGTATCGACCTCCATATCATGTGTGACCTTATATCTTTATGTGTAATGGAAATTGAGCTTGAACGTGGGTTTGATGTGCtaaatatttttaatttttatttttttgatattcaaATTGTGCCGTTGAACAATCTGACGCTATATATATGTAGACCATTGGATGATATGACGGTATATGTTTGGCCAGTGAGTGTCTGACACTAAATATTGCCATGAGACTATCTGACGCTAAAAAATTACACAGCAACAGACTATCTGACGCTAAAAGTTTGGTCTGACGCTATATGTTTTTAGCGTCAGCACTTACTGCGTCTGCAGAAGTCTGACGCTATATGTTTTTAGTGTCAGACCGCATGACGTTGTAGCAGCTTTCAGCGTCAGATCATCCGACGCCAAATctagtgttgtggtgtagtgttcatccaaaaaatcaaaaacttttcaagatttcccgtcacatcaaatcttgcggcacatacatgaagcattaaatatgaatgaaaacaaaaactaattgcacagtttgcatgtaaaaatcgcgagacgaatcttttaatcctagttactctataattagacaatgtttgtcaaataaaaacaaaagtgctacagtgtcaaaatcaaaaaaacTTTGGATctcaacaaggcctaaatatcaCTGCCATTGATGTTAGCAATGTCTGACAGTGCTATTGATTTTAGTGTCAgaccttaggccagtctcaatacatagtttcgtggcacagttaccaagactataaactaggtaaccgagccacatgagtttcatggagatgaaacttctctctcacctgagaaactccttcatttaatgactctgccaagtcagcaattttgcttatatggcaccctatttaatgtgtatgacactctcataaaacatgcattgagactgaccttaaaCGGGGTTTATCCACGTGCCACTGCAGTGTTGGGCTTTATCCCAACTGTAGACGACGGACACAACTATGAAACATAGCCTCGACACTAAAAATGGTTTTGTATTAGTGTCAAGAGCTTTTCTGGCTTGATAACAATTTTCAAAACAGATCAGttaaaactgaactttgaaTGAATTTTTAGCAACAGCAAAAATTTTAGTGGCACGAAAGGAACCAATAAGGAGACAAACCAATAGTTTGGGCATCTTTTAGTGGTACACAGGTAATTCTAGCTTTCATCTATTGCTTAACTCCTAATAATGTTGTGACCCTACTTTTAGAATCGCACAGGCAAATCGGCCCCTGTTTAATAAACGATATATAGCTGATCAACTGTAACAATTCGCCTTTTCAGCTGCAGAATTGGGGTGGAAAAGGTTTTGAATTTTGAGAGCGTCACCTGTGGGCGAAGAAGATCCCACGCCGGAGGAAACGATGCGGCGGCCGTGACGTGAGGTGCGCGATGCGGTCGACGAGCGCGGCGTCGATGCGCTGGCACCCGAACTTGTCAACCAGCTTGTCGTAGTCGATGCCCCCCTCCGGAGCGGACACCTCCCACGGGGTCACTAGGACGAAACAGCCTGTTCTGCTACCGCCGCCGCCTCTGTCACCGCTCCCTCCGTCTCCTTGTCTATCTCCACCTCCCCTATCGTCCGTATCTCCCTCTCCCCAGGGGAGAGCTCCACTGGTGCAGTGTCGTCGAGATTCATGGTCGGAGGGGACTCGCTGGCGCTGGGGACGATGCCGATGAGCAGTGGGGACTGGGGAGTGGGAGAGGGTGTAGCGGCGAGGTTGGGTCCCTGGGATTCCGGTTCGGGGAGTAGGGGACTAGCCGGAACCCGGAGGGCTTGCCACCGGCGAGGTCGGGGTCCGTGGAGACCCGGGGGGCTCTTGGGTCCGGCCGTTCGAACCCAATTCTCGCTCCGGCAATTTCCCCGCTGAGCGACTGTTTCCCGCCGAGCCGTCTGCTGCGCATCCGAATTATTAGGCCATTGGAaatgaaatttttttttgatgcacatcggatgtgtccgaAGGATGCTGGgagggatttttagaaactaataaaaaaataaattacatagctcgtcaggaaactgcaagactaatctattaagtataattaatctatcattagcacatgtgggttactgtatcacttaaggctaatcatggagtaactaggcttaaaagattcgtctcgcgattttcaaccaaactgtgtaattagtttatttttttatatacatttaatgttctatgcatgtgtctaaatattcgatgagatggatgaaaaatttttaggtgagGAACTAAACCGGGCCTTAAGCGGAGCCAAGGACTGTTTCCCGCCGAGTCGCGTGCTGCGCATCTGAATTATTAAGCTAGGTCTGTCTGAACTGTTTTTCAACTTTTCACGCATGTAGAAAGTTGATACTGACACATGCCGCAGAATCTACCTCACTCAACAGCCTGCTCACGCATGCACGTATGCTTCTAATAAActaaaaaaaagtcataactccaaAACTAAAAATCCAAATTAAATTTCGATTTCACCATCAGATTTCTTACAATAAATCATTTGAAACAAGATcccacatgaatatatttagaCAAAAAATTATTAACGAGCATTTCTCTTATgaacataattttttttattgagTAGAGAGAATGTTCTAGATTTAAGGAACATTCCGTCTACGGAAAAGTATTTTCGGTTTAGAAAAATAGTATTTTTCAAACAGTAGATAATGTTCTAGGTTCAAAAAATAATGTTCCGTCTTTGTAAGAAGAATGTTCTCAGTTTAGGTTCATAAAATTAGTACTGTAATATACGTAaaagtaaataaaaaaataaatacataatACAAATAGAGATTAATGAAATCCAGAGCAAAGCataaggaaaaaataaaaaatacgtAGTAGAGAAAATTTAAAAGAATACAATACAGATACTTTTCAAACATTCTAAAATATATTATAGGACATCACATGCGAactaagtgaacatcactcAATACAATATAGAACATCACAAGAAACATAATAGAACAACACATGTATACTACATGAACATCATagaatacatcatagaacattattatatattatgtgaacatcacatgtgtactatacgaacatcacaaaaaacatcataaaacatcacatctataccacgtgaatataaaaaaaataatagaacATCACATTTGTAACACATGAGTATCACATAAAATATTgtaaaacatcacatgtatactacatgaacattacaaaaaatatca encodes:
- the LOC8054618 gene encoding zinc finger CCCH domain-containing protein 59; its protein translation is MAATPPAPAPPRILLAGDAHGRLHQLFKRVKSVNQSTGPFHALLCVGQFFSPEGDAEGAPGDVADYIEGRASVPIPTYFTGDYGPSAPRLLSKAAAGARGFAPGGIEICPNLFWLRGSNRFTLHGLSVVYLSGRKGLGGPGCYSQDDVDALRALAEEPGIVDLFLTNEWPTGVVSGADTSNVPNQVLDPIGYDPIVAELVAEIKPRYHIAGTKGVFYSREPYVNDSAAHVTRFIGLANVGNKEKQKFIHAISPTPASVMSSADIHAKPPNATLSPYVGPSKSVPIEEAPKRPAENIDSQYWRYDVKRQRHGEADGGGLCFKFTSSGSCQRGSKCNYRHDEEALEHYQRNVCFDFLNKGKCERGPECKFVHSLSGETALRDARPRSERRRVESSCWFCLSSPDVESHLVISIGEGYYCTLAKGPLVPNHVLMIPVEHCPNTLMMPPEAEAELGRYKIALGKYFEKQGKTAVYFEWVSPRSHHANLQVVPVPLPKADAVNKIFHLAAKKLGFEFSMVNPDGAKTARESLMSQCESKSGMFYVELPEGRILLHMIDSNEKFPVQFGREVLAGLLSMADCADWRNCKISKEEEIKMVDDFKQGFHEFDPAE